Within the Dehalococcoidia bacterium genome, the region CGGCGGCGTCATCCAGGTGCCCGTGATGACGACGGTCCTGCGATTCCCGGTGCACGTCGCAACCGCCACCTCGCAATTCGTCCTGATGTTCATGTCCGGCGAGGGCAGCGCGGTACACCTGATCAACGGCGACCTCGTCGGAGATAACCTGGTCCGCGCGCTCCTGATTTCGGCGGGAGCGATCCCCGGCGCCCAGGTCGGCGCGCGTCTGGCGCAGCGCTTCGGCGGTCCGGCGATCGCGCGGCTGCTCGCCGTGGCGCTGATCGCCGTCGGCGCCAGGCTGCTGTACACGGGCATCCCGGGCTGATCGAGGAGGCGCGGATGAGCGATCTTTACGAGTACCGTATCGCAAGGATCAGGCGCGGCGCCCGGCGCGAACTGCAACAGGAGTTGACGGACCAGATCGCGCCGCGGACGGCCGCCGCCGGCGGTTCGATGTATGCGCTCTTCGCCGGCATGATCGGCTTCGCCACCGACGATGCTGTGCTGATGCGCACATGGCCCGATGACGAGACGCTCGCCGCGTCGGCTGATAAGACCCTCTCATCAAGCGTCATCATCGAGTCGAGCGCGGAGCGGTTGATCCCGTCCATGCGGCCGATCGACGCAACACCGCCGCGATTGCCCGGCGTCTATGCGCACCGCTGGTTCTGGTTGCAGCCGCAGGATTGGCTCGAGTTCCAGAGACTGTCCGAAGATGGCGTGTGGCCGTACTTCGAGTCGGACGGGTGCCGCATCATCGGACTCTGGCGCAGCGCCGAGCCGGGTCCGCTGGCGAAGGCGCTCTTGATCACGCGCTACCCCTCGGTCGCACACTGGGAGCGCACGCGGCTGCAGTCGCCGGATGTGCCCGACGGGGCAGATGAGCACCTATATCACGCCGCCCGGGACGCCGGCCGCCGACGTGCCGAACTGACCGAACGCTCGATCGCCCGCCTTGCGCGGCTGCTGTCGCCGATTTGAAATAGGTCGACACGCGTTCGTCTGCACGCAGCCGTGCCGGTACGATGCCGCTAGCGAAGGAGGCCCCATGGACATCGCCGTCGTTTTGCTCGGCTGGCTCGCCATCGTCGTCATCTCGATGGTGATCGTCGGTTACCTGGCGACTCGCTGGGGCCGCGATGCGTTTGGGTGGCTCGTGCTGGCCGCGGCACTCGGGCCGTTCGCGATCATCGCCCTGATCGGCACACGCCAGCGAGATCTTGAGCGCCCAGAGGCGTTCGAGCATCGCGGCGATCGGCTGAGCCGCGAAGCCCAGAACGTGATCCTCGTCGCATGCGATGGCTCCGAGCCGAGCGAGCGCGCGGCTCGCTACGCGCGCGACGCATACCAGGACGCCGACGAGGTTGTGCTCGTCACCGTGTTCCCGCGCGAAGCACGCCCGCGCGACGACGACGCCCCGGCCGTCCGCGAGCACGAGCAGCGCGTCGCAACCTGCACCACTGCCTCGATGGACATCCTGCGATCAGCGAAGCTCAATGCGCGGACAATCGTCGGTTACGGGACGCCGGGCGAGGAGATCGTACGCGCCGCGGATGAAGAGAAGGCGGATGCGATCGTCGTCGGCAAGCGGGGTGCAGGACTGACGAAGGCGCTGATCGGATCGGTGTCGGGGTACGTGCTGAAGCACTCCAACCGCCCCGTCGTCGTCGTCGACTAGGGTCAGGCGTTCGCCGCCTGCAGCTTCGCTTCGGCGGCCAGGTCGGACTCGACCATCATCTCAATTAGCTGGCGAAACGACACTTCCGGCTTCCAACGGAGTTTCTTGCGCGCTTTCGATGCGTCCGCGATCAGCAGGTCGACCTCCGCGGGACGCATGAACTGCGGGTCGCTGCGCACGTAGTCTTCCCAGTTCAGCCCGACGCATTCGAACGCAATCTGCGCCCATTCCTTGCCCTGGTGCGTTTCGCCCGTGCCGATCACGAAATCGTCCGCTTCCGGCTGCTGCATCATCTTGTGCATCGCGCGCACGTAGTCGCCCGCGTAACCCCAGTCGCGGCGCGTGTCCAGGTTCCCCATCAGCAGTTCCTTCTGCATGCCGAGCTTGATCCGTGCCGCGCCGAGGGTGATCTTCCGCGTCACGAACTCCGGCCCACGCTTCGGCGATTCGTGGTTGAAGAGAATACCGCTGCACGCGTAGAGTCCGTAGCTCTCGCGATAGTTCACCGTGATGTAGTGCGCGTACGCCTTCGCAACGCCATACGGGCTGCGTGGATGGAACGCCGTGCTCTCGTTTTGCGGCGTCTCACGCACCTTGCCGAACATCTCGCTGCTGGACGCCTGGTAGAACTTCATCCCGGCGCCGGACTTTGACCGCGACGGTGAAGCCCCCGTCGTCAGGCGGATCGCCTCGAGCATGCGCAACGCGCCCAGGCCCGTGATCTCGCCCGTCAACTCCGGCTGGTTCCAGGACAGCATCACGAAGCTGATCGCCGCAAGGTTGTACACCTCGTCGGGCTGCACCTTCTGCACGGCGTTCATGAGCGATGCCTGGTCCAGCAGATCGCCCTCGATGATGCGGATCGCGGGGAGCGTGCGCTCGATCTGGCTGAGCTTTGGGTTCGCCTGCCCCCGAATGAGGCCGTAGACCTCGTATCCCTGCTTCAGCAGGTGCTCCGAGAGGTAGTAGCCGTCCTGCCCTGTGATTCCCGTAACGAGCGCTCGCGGCATGCGTCCTTGCCCCCTTCCAGGCTGCGGCAAGGATAGCGAATCGCCCCCAGTCGCAGGGAATCGCGACCGCCCTGCGGCCATACGACCCGACGCACCGTTGCGTCGCGTCCGCACGCGCCGGCCATGGCCGCGCAGAACCGGTTACGCCGCCTGCGTCTCGGAGCCTGTCGCCGTGCCGGAAACCGAAAGCGGCTCGACCTTCATGATGATCCGCTGGTCGCCCGGTTGGTTGTACGGATAGGTGTCCTGGCCCA harbors:
- a CDS encoding universal stress protein, whose translation is MDIAVVLLGWLAIVVISMVIVGYLATRWGRDAFGWLVLAAALGPFAIIALIGTRQRDLERPEAFEHRGDRLSREAQNVILVACDGSEPSERAARYARDAYQDADEVVLVTVFPREARPRDDDAPAVREHEQRVATCTTASMDILRSAKLNARTIVGYGTPGEEIVRAADEEKADAIVVGKRGAGLTKALIGSVSGYVLKHSNRPVVVVD
- a CDS encoding GDP-mannose 4,6-dehydratase is translated as MPRALVTGITGQDGYYLSEHLLKQGYEVYGLIRGQANPKLSQIERTLPAIRIIEGDLLDQASLMNAVQKVQPDEVYNLAAISFVMLSWNQPELTGEITGLGALRMLEAIRLTTGASPSRSKSGAGMKFYQASSSEMFGKVRETPQNESTAFHPRSPYGVAKAYAHYITVNYRESYGLYACSGILFNHESPKRGPEFVTRKITLGAARIKLGMQKELLMGNLDTRRDWGYAGDYVRAMHKMMQQPEADDFVIGTGETHQGKEWAQIAFECVGLNWEDYVRSDPQFMRPAEVDLLIADASKARKKLRWKPEVSFRQLIEMMVESDLAAEAKLQAANA